A stretch of Gemmatimonadaceae bacterium DNA encodes these proteins:
- a CDS encoding PadR family transcriptional regulator, producing the protein MWHEPFRSCDGRARRGWTGFDADFSAFFGGGGPKRRGPFGSGRMFEQGDLKLVILRLLDEKPRHGYDIIKELEERSGGRYTPSAGAIYPTLTMLEDLGYAVTTPEEGGKKVYSITDAGRAHLAEHRPVVDELFERVNHIGDAVFGDGVRPARDAMIGLAKEFGAAMMNGKRSPEQVAAITDILERAAAELRRAAS; encoded by the coding sequence ATGTGGCATGAACCATTCAGGAGTTGTGACGGGCGAGCGCGCCGCGGCTGGACAGGATTCGACGCCGATTTCAGCGCATTCTTTGGCGGCGGCGGACCCAAGCGTCGTGGACCGTTCGGGAGCGGCCGGATGTTCGAACAGGGCGACCTGAAGCTGGTCATCCTTCGGTTGCTGGATGAGAAGCCGCGTCACGGCTACGACATCATCAAGGAACTGGAAGAGCGTTCAGGCGGTCGCTACACGCCCAGTGCCGGCGCGATCTATCCCACGCTGACCATGCTTGAAGATCTCGGCTACGCCGTGACGACGCCGGAAGAGGGCGGCAAGAAGGTGTACTCGATTACCGACGCCGGGCGAGCGCATCTGGCCGAACATCGTCCAGTGGTCGATGAGTTGTTCGAGCGCGTCAACCACATTGGCGATGCGGTGTTTGGCGACGGCGTGCGACCGGCTCGCGACGCGATGATCGGTCTGGCCAAGGAATTCGGTGCGGCGATGATGAACGGGAAGCGCAGTCCGGAGCAGGTGGCGGCGATCACGGACATTCTCGAGCGGGCGGCGGCCGAGCTACGACGCGCCGCGTCGTAG
- a CDS encoding molybdenum cofactor guanylyltransferase, translating to MFASIHPIVLVGGQSLRFGRDKLREPVGPSGTDWLVDRPVRTLREVFGARVTMVGDCDPEVAARADLQRPDRYPGSGPAGGILAALEQSAGDVFVLAGDLPDITSASVRAILDAASGSDAWVVLGESGGVQPCIGLYRQVVRPLLAERLLAGRRSLHDLVPMERLLLVPIDAGEARNVNTPERLTP from the coding sequence ATGTTTGCCTCCATCCACCCGATCGTGCTGGTTGGCGGTCAGAGCCTGCGCTTTGGCCGGGACAAGCTACGCGAGCCTGTCGGCCCGAGCGGGACCGACTGGCTGGTCGACCGACCGGTTCGCACCTTGCGCGAGGTGTTTGGTGCGCGTGTGACCATGGTCGGGGACTGCGATCCGGAGGTGGCCGCGCGCGCCGATCTGCAGCGTCCCGATCGGTATCCGGGCTCAGGGCCGGCCGGTGGGATTCTCGCGGCCCTCGAGCAATCGGCGGGCGACGTGTTTGTACTGGCGGGCGATTTGCCAGACATCACGTCGGCAAGCGTCCGGGCCATTCTTGACGCCGCGTCTGGATCGGACGCCTGGGTGGTGCTGGGCGAGTCTGGCGGTGTGCAACCGTGCATCGGGCTGTATCGCCAGGTAGTGCGGCCGCTGCTGGCCGAGCGACTGCTGGCGGGTCGGCGCAGTTTGCATGATCTCGTGCCGATGGAGCGTTTGCTGCTGGTGCCGATTGACGCGGGCGAGGCACGCAATGTGAACACGCCAGAGAGACTCACTCCTTAG
- a CDS encoding NAD-dependent malic enzyme: protein MVHRLWARWPRRRLRGFRTYGKTPSPALPGVVLNDLTRPKRGADILHDPVLNKGTAFTDVERDALGLRGLLPARVMTMEEQLARLLPGVRSKATPLEQYSYLVSLHDRNVTLFYRLVTEHLEEFMPILYTPTVGLACQEWGRIFRRSRGLYITPEDKGKIAEVLSNWPQDDVRMIVVTDGERILGLGDLGANGMGIPIGKLTLYTACAGMPPSQCLPITLDVGTENMTLRDDPQYVGRNTPRLRGPEYDALVDEFVEAVQARYPRACLQFEDFGNHNAFRLLARWRNRICTFNDDMQGTAAVALAGLFSATRITGTPLTEMRLLFVGAGEAGIGIGDLVVEALMEAGVSEAKARQQCWFVDSQGLVVQSRTDLAEHKQRYAHVHPPVHDLLSAVETLKPHAIIGVSGTPGMFSTEVLHAMARLNERPIVLALSNPTSKAECTAEQAYAATDGRAVFASGSPFAPVTHAGRTHVPGQGNNAYIFPGVGLGILVSEASRVTDEMFAAAAKKLAAMVTDEDLAMGRIYPDLPRIREVSHAIAVDVAAIAFRRGLARCPEPSDLSAAVKAAMYEPVYVSYERRKTDPANSKPNTAGSAR, encoded by the coding sequence ATGGTTCACCGCCTGTGGGCCCGATGGCCGAGGCGTCGATTGAGAGGGTTTCGCACGTACGGCAAAACCCCTTCACCAGCGTTACCAGGAGTCGTTTTGAACGATTTGACCCGGCCCAAGCGCGGCGCCGACATCCTCCACGATCCGGTGCTCAACAAGGGCACGGCGTTCACCGATGTCGAGCGCGATGCGCTGGGCCTGCGCGGGTTGCTGCCGGCGCGCGTGATGACCATGGAAGAGCAGCTCGCGCGCCTGCTCCCCGGCGTTCGCTCCAAAGCGACGCCGCTTGAGCAATACAGCTACCTCGTGTCGCTGCACGACCGGAATGTGACGCTCTTCTACCGTCTCGTCACCGAGCATCTGGAAGAGTTCATGCCGATCCTCTACACGCCAACCGTGGGGCTGGCCTGTCAGGAGTGGGGACGCATTTTCCGCCGCAGTCGCGGCCTGTACATCACGCCGGAAGACAAGGGCAAGATTGCTGAAGTGCTCAGCAACTGGCCGCAGGACGATGTGCGCATGATTGTGGTGACCGACGGCGAGCGCATTCTTGGGCTGGGTGATCTGGGCGCGAACGGCATGGGCATCCCCATTGGGAAACTCACCCTGTATACGGCCTGTGCCGGTATGCCGCCGTCGCAGTGCTTGCCGATCACGCTGGACGTCGGCACCGAGAACATGACGTTGCGCGACGATCCGCAGTACGTCGGGCGCAACACCCCTCGCTTGCGCGGCCCGGAGTACGATGCGCTGGTGGACGAGTTCGTCGAAGCGGTGCAAGCGCGGTATCCGCGCGCCTGCCTGCAGTTCGAGGACTTCGGCAATCATAACGCCTTCCGGTTGCTGGCCCGCTGGCGGAATCGTATTTGCACCTTCAACGACGACATGCAAGGCACCGCAGCCGTGGCGCTCGCTGGCCTGTTCTCCGCCACGCGGATCACGGGCACGCCACTCACGGAGATGCGCCTGTTGTTCGTCGGGGCCGGCGAGGCGGGGATCGGCATCGGCGACCTGGTCGTGGAAGCGCTCATGGAAGCAGGTGTTTCCGAAGCCAAGGCGCGGCAGCAATGCTGGTTCGTGGACTCGCAGGGATTAGTGGTGCAGTCGCGGACCGATCTCGCCGAACACAAGCAGCGGTACGCGCACGTGCATCCGCCCGTCCACGACCTGCTGTCGGCGGTCGAGACCCTCAAGCCGCATGCGATCATTGGCGTATCGGGTACGCCCGGCATGTTTTCCACCGAGGTGCTCCACGCAATGGCGCGGCTGAACGAGCGGCCGATCGTGCTCGCGTTGTCAAACCCCACGTCGAAGGCGGAGTGCACGGCCGAACAGGCCTATGCCGCCACCGATGGTCGCGCCGTGTTTGCCAGTGGCAGCCCGTTTGCGCCGGTGACGCACGCCGGGAGAACGCATGTGCCGGGGCAGGGCAACAACGCCTACATCTTCCCTGGTGTGGGACTGGGCATTCTGGTCAGTGAAGCATCGCGCGTCACTGACGAGATGTTCGCGGCGGCGGCGAAAAAGTTGGCCGCCATGGTGACCGACGAGGATCTGGCCATGGGCCGCATCTATCCCGATCTGCCACGCATCCGCGAAGTTTCGCACGCCATTGCAGTGGATGTTGCCGCCATCGCGTTTCGGCGCGGTTTGGCGCGGTGTCCAGAGCCGTCCGACCTTTCGGCCGCGGTCAAGGCGGCGATGTACGAGCCGGTGTATGTGAGCTATGAGCGCCGGAAGACAGACCCGGCGAACAGCAAGCCGAATACGGCGGGCAGTGCGCGGTAA